The region AGTCAATGGTCACATCAGTGGTCACCACAGGAAAGGTGTATTCGTTGAAAATGGGAATAGATGCAGAAGCTGTAACGGTATCACCGCAAACATTAATTGTAACGGCAGAGATTATCAGAGAGTCAACTTGTGACCCGAGTCCGGTGGCAAGCGAGATGATATCCACGCAAACCGTATCCACACCGGGAGGGAACACCACAAAGTTTTGATCGGGTTCAATGTAATGCACGCCGGGAATGGCAGAGCCGCTCAGGTCGAAAAAGGTAGTGTCAGTTCCCATGGTGTCCGGTCGGAAAAGGCAAAACTGCGCATTGGTACATCCGGCAACGATCCCGTCGATAAAGTCGTTTTCGCCGAGTTCAAAGCCGGGAACAACGGGGTTTACATTGAGGTCAACAATCAGGTTCGACGAAAAACTGCCTTTTTCAAAGAACACGCCTGAGTCACGAATTCCATCGGCTACATTGGCAATGACCAGCTTAATGTGATAAACTTCGCCGCATTGCACCAATGCCTCTGCGGTGAGGGGTACGGTGTAGCCACCAAAACAAACATCTGATTGAGATTGATTACCCGTGTTGTCTCCTTGGTCAACGAAAAGATCAGCATTACATGGGCATATTTCGCCCGTTTGTGGATTCGTGCAAGGTCCGGGACTTCCGTTATTTACATTGTTGATCGATACAAAGTTGCCATCCGGCAGTAATGCGATGTTTTCGGCTTCACCGGTAAAGGGGCCGGTAATTCCGGGACCACTCAGGAAAAACCCAAAAACATCATTAAAGCCGCTGCAAACAAATGCGTTGTATTCCCGGGATGAGAAGATATAATTGAACTTTAATGAATCACCCGAAGGTATGAAGTCGAACTCAACCACAGTTACGTCGTGCAGCTGAGGCCCTCCCCCCAAAAGTTGGGAGAGATCAGGATCTACAGTCGGGCCGCTTCCATCTACCCCAGGTCCACAAGTAACGATTTGAACATTTTTGGTGGTCATCACCATTCCTTCTTCGATGGGAAAGCCCGTGCCAAAACTTGTGAAGGATCCGATCCGTGGGTTGGTAATGTCAGCATCAAAACCTCCATAGATGGTGACGTTAAATGCTTCAACTCCTTCGCCCAGAAGGAATTCGTTCACAATTTCCTCAACAGTGAGCGCTGTAGACGTTTGGGTTTGAGCTGTTAAATCTTGAACGAAAAGCGTTAGTAAAACAGAAAATATTCCTGTGATTCGGATGGTCTTCATGATGATGGTGTTACATTCTCAATAGCAAAAAGCTTTTTGATGCTTGACTTGGTTCAGGCCGGTAAAGATAAGCTTTTGTTGAAAATCCTCGCTCGGCTGAGCTCTGGGTGTACCGCACAGTTGACTCAATTTGCTGCCGAGATGTGATTCCTACATAAGCCTTCAAACCGCTTACCGCGATTGACGATCAATTACCGTTTCGGTTGCACTGCGAACGTGATAGAAGTGAGGATTCCGGTCTTTACGTCCGACTGCAATAGTAAGCGCCCACCACGATGTGATCCATTTTTGTGCGCAAAAAGCAATTGATGGCTTCTTGCGGAGTGCGCACAATTGGCTCATTCTCATTAAGTGATGTGTTGAGCACGATGGGAACACCGGTTTTTTGGTAAAAAGCATGAATTAAATCCCAGTAAAGAGGATTGGTCTTTTTGCTCACTGTTTGCAGCCTTCCTGATCCATCCACGTGGGTAACTGCTGGTATTTCAGCATGCTTTTCAGGACGGATGGGTAGTACGCGCTCCATAAATGGCGACGGTTCATTCACTTCGAAGTAGTCTGAGACATGTTCTTCCAGGATACTGGGCGCGAAAGGCCGGAATTTTTCCCTGAACTTGATTTTCAGGTTAATGATGTCGCGCATATCGGTTCTTCGCGGGTCTGCCAGCAGGGTGCGGTTGCCAAGAGCCCTTGCTCCAAACTCCATTCTTCCTTGAAACCAACCCACCACCTTGCCGTTGCAGAGGTCTTCCACAACCCTGTTAATCAAGTCTTCTCGGTTTAACGCTTCGTGCTTCACGCCGCATTCCATTGCTGCGGCCTTACATGCTTCGTCAGAGAAAGAAGAGCCGAGGTACCCGTGTTCTAGTTTGAATGTGCGAGGCTGTTTCAGTTCTTGATTCCAAATGTGGTAGGCCGCGCCGATACATGTCCCGTTGTCGGCTGCGCCCACGGGGCTGTACACATTTTTGAAAGGTGTATTTCTTGCAATTTTTCCGTTGGCCACCGAGTTCATGGCAACTCCTCCGGCAATGCACAGATTGTCGCTCGGAGAGGCCTTGTGCAGCTCAGTGAGCAGGTGAAACAGAATTTCTTCGGTAACAGCCTGCAGTGATGTTGCAATGTTTTGGTGATGGTCTGTGAGTTCTTCTTTAGGTTTTCGTGCTGGCCCCAGCAGTTCCTCAAGTGCGTTGCTGTGAAATGGCTGAACGGAAGGTGCGCCGTTTTCCCAGCTCATATTGATGCCTTCTTTCTGGTGGGTGAAATACTTTAAATCGAGCTCAAAGCCTTGTGTTTTAGGCGAGATGATTTTCCTGAATGCGTCTACGTAAGCGGGTTTACCGTAGGGCGCAAGTCCCATCACCTTATACTCGTCGCCATAGTTCGGAAATCCAAGGTAGAGGGTGATAGCATTGTACAGAAACCCTAGCGAGTGTGGGTAGTGTGTTCGTGCAAAAGGTTTGATTTGGGTGCCTTCACCCGAAGCCATAACCATGCTCACAAAGTCACCCATCCCGTCAATGGATAAAATAGAGGCCTCTTCAAACGGCGAGAGGTTAAAGGCGTGCGCCATGTGGCAATTGTGGTGCT is a window of Cryomorphaceae bacterium DNA encoding:
- a CDS encoding carbamoyltransferase, which translates into the protein MNILGINAFHGDSSACIVQNGKLIAAIEEERFNRIKHWAGFPEASVRFCLEEAGIKVEDLQHVAVSFDPKANLTEKLKYTIKQRPSLNSLLDRFSRQRKSASLKSYLAKACDVDESSITATIHQVEHHNCHMAHAFNLSPFEEASILSIDGMGDFVSMVMASGEGTQIKPFARTHYPHSLGFLYNAITLYLGFPNYGDEYKVMGLAPYGKPAYVDAFRKIISPKTQGFELDLKYFTHQKEGINMSWENGAPSVQPFHSNALEELLGPARKPKEELTDHHQNIATSLQAVTEEILFHLLTELHKASPSDNLCIAGGVAMNSVANGKIARNTPFKNVYSPVGAADNGTCIGAAYHIWNQELKQPRTFKLEHGYLGSSFSDEACKAAAMECGVKHEALNREDLINRVVEDLCNGKVVGWFQGRMEFGARALGNRTLLADPRRTDMRDIINLKIKFREKFRPFAPSILEEHVSDYFEVNEPSPFMERVLPIRPEKHAEIPAVTHVDGSGRLQTVSKKTNPLYWDLIHAFYQKTGVPIVLNTSLNENEPIVRTPQEAINCFLRTKMDHIVVGAYYCSRT